A window from Streptomyces sp. NBC_00299 encodes these proteins:
- a CDS encoding FABP family protein has translation MIEIPSDLHKDLVPLAFLLGSWAGAGVHDFPGSEKCNFGQEVAFAHDGRDFLEYRSHTWVLDNDGNKVKPLESEYGFWRIDADRKVEVTMVRDDGVVEIWYGELADKKPQIDLVTDAVARTAASGPYTGGKRLYGYVKSDLMWVGEKQTPEVELRPYMSAHLKKVVTPEDVERWAKALPDDMPDDGIAFFK, from the coding sequence ATGATCGAGATCCCGTCCGACCTTCACAAGGACCTCGTCCCCCTCGCCTTCCTGCTCGGCAGCTGGGCGGGCGCGGGCGTGCACGACTTCCCCGGCTCCGAGAAGTGCAACTTCGGGCAGGAGGTCGCCTTCGCCCACGACGGCCGGGACTTCCTGGAGTACCGGTCCCACACCTGGGTGCTGGACAACGACGGCAACAAGGTGAAGCCGCTGGAGTCCGAGTACGGCTTCTGGCGCATCGACGCCGACCGCAAGGTCGAGGTCACCATGGTCCGCGACGACGGTGTCGTCGAGATCTGGTACGGCGAGCTGGCCGACAAGAAGCCGCAGATCGACCTGGTCACGGACGCGGTGGCCCGTACGGCCGCCTCCGGCCCGTACACCGGCGGCAAGCGGCTGTACGGCTATGTCAAGAGCGACCTCATGTGGGTCGGCGAGAAGCAGACCCCCGAGGTCGAGCTGCGCCCCTACATGTCGGCCCACCTGAAGAAGGTCGTCACCCCGGAGGACGTCGAGCGCTGGGCCAAGGCCCTTCCCGATGACATGCCGGACGACGGCATCGCTTTCTTCAAGTAG
- a CDS encoding Fur family transcriptional regulator has product MVSTDWKSDLRQRGYRLTPQRQLVLEAVDTLEHATPDDILVEVRKTASGVNISTVYRTLELLEELGLVSHAHLGHGAPTYHLADRHHHLHLVCRDCTNVIEADVSVAADFTAKLRETFGFDTDMKHFAIFGRCEDCARKLKNSTTES; this is encoded by the coding sequence GTGGTGAGCACCGACTGGAAGAGCGACCTCAGGCAGCGCGGCTACCGGCTGACGCCTCAGCGTCAGCTTGTCCTGGAAGCCGTGGACACCCTTGAGCATGCGACCCCCGACGACATCCTCGTGGAAGTGAGGAAGACGGCGTCGGGGGTCAACATTTCCACCGTGTACCGGACCCTGGAGCTCCTGGAGGAGCTCGGGCTGGTCAGCCACGCCCACCTCGGGCACGGCGCGCCGACGTACCACCTGGCGGACCGGCACCATCACCTCCACCTGGTCTGCCGCGACTGCACGAACGTGATCGAGGCCGATGTGTCGGTGGCCGCGGATTTCACTGCGAAGCTGCGTGAGACCTTCGGGTTCGACACGGACATGAAGCACTTCGCGATCTTCGGCCGCTGTGAGGACTGCGCCCGCAAGCTCAAGAATTCAACTACCGAGTCGTAG
- the ygfZ gene encoding CAF17-like 4Fe-4S cluster assembly/insertion protein YgfZ yields MKSPLLTLPGAVPAEGVDEGVAAHYGDLFREQRALADGTGFVDLSHRGVIAVTGQDRLSWLHLLLTQHVSDLPVGEATEALILSAHGHIEHALYLVDDGTTVWAHVEPGTQDALIAYLESMKFFYQVEVADRTAEFAVVYLPAGSIAEVPEGGVVRETAHGRDLFLPRADLESYAQKAGPPAGILAYEALRVEHHRPRLGFETDHRTIPHELGWIAGAVHLQKGCYRGQETVARVQNLGKPPRRLVFLHLDGSEVHLPTPGTEIRLADEGPDGRKIGFITTSVRHHELGPVALALIKRNVPVDAPLMADTTAAAQETVVEP; encoded by the coding sequence ATGAAGAGCCCTTTGCTGACCCTGCCCGGTGCCGTGCCCGCCGAGGGCGTGGACGAAGGCGTCGCCGCCCACTACGGCGACCTGTTCCGCGAGCAGCGTGCCCTCGCCGACGGCACCGGTTTCGTCGACCTCTCGCACCGCGGAGTGATCGCGGTCACCGGCCAGGACCGGCTGAGCTGGCTGCATCTGCTGCTCACGCAGCACGTCAGCGACCTCCCGGTGGGCGAGGCCACCGAGGCGCTGATCCTCTCCGCGCACGGCCACATCGAGCACGCGCTGTACCTGGTCGACGACGGCACGACGGTCTGGGCCCATGTCGAGCCCGGCACCCAGGACGCGCTGATCGCGTACCTGGAGTCGATGAAGTTCTTCTACCAGGTCGAAGTCGCCGACCGGACCGCCGAGTTCGCGGTTGTGTACCTGCCCGCCGGGTCGATCGCCGAGGTACCCGAGGGCGGCGTCGTACGCGAGACGGCGCACGGCCGCGACCTGTTCCTCCCGCGCGCCGACCTGGAGTCGTACGCGCAGAAGGCCGGCCCGCCGGCCGGAATCCTCGCCTACGAGGCGCTGCGCGTCGAGCACCACCGCCCGCGCCTCGGCTTCGAGACCGACCACCGCACCATCCCGCACGAGCTGGGCTGGATCGCCGGCGCGGTGCACCTCCAGAAGGGCTGCTACCGCGGCCAGGAGACCGTCGCCCGCGTCCAGAACCTCGGCAAGCCGCCGCGCCGGCTGGTCTTCCTGCACCTCGACGGCAGCGAGGTCCACCTGCCGACGCCCGGCACCGAGATCCGGCTCGCCGACGAGGGCCCCGACGGCCGCAAGATCGGCTTCATCACGACGTCCGTACGGCACCACGAGCTCGGCCCGGTCGCGCTCGCGCTGATCAAGCGCAACGTGCCGGTGGACGCACCGCTGATGGCGGACACGACGGCCGCGGCGCAGGAGACGGTGGTCGAGCCCTAG
- a CDS encoding IS481 family transposase, with protein MSHRNARLTVHGRRLLVERVRSGRPVAHVAAEMGISRPTAHKWIRRWRSEGESGLTDRSSRPRRTPHRTAVAIEAHVCRLRQDRKLGPARIGPILGLPASTVHRILTRHGLNRLAFLDRPTGRPIRRYERDRPGELVHVDVKKLGRIPDGGGHKVLGRQAGRARRSSVGFDYVHSAVDDHSRLAYSEIHPDEKAATCAAFLRRAAAFFATCGIDRIERVLTDNAWPYRKSFAWRQALADLGATGKLTRIYRPQTNGKVERFNRTLLDEWAYLRPYTTNQERTEALTDFLHTYNHHRCHTALGGQPPISRVNNASGQYT; from the coding sequence GTGTCCCACCGTAATGCCCGGCTGACCGTTCATGGCAGGCGACTGCTCGTCGAACGCGTCCGTTCCGGCCGTCCCGTCGCGCACGTCGCCGCGGAGATGGGCATCTCCCGTCCCACAGCCCACAAGTGGATCCGGCGCTGGCGGTCCGAGGGCGAGAGCGGACTCACCGACCGTTCCAGCCGTCCCCGCAGGACACCGCACCGGACCGCAGTCGCCATCGAGGCGCATGTCTGCAGGCTGCGACAGGACCGCAAGCTGGGCCCGGCACGTATCGGACCGATCCTGGGCCTGCCCGCCTCCACCGTGCACCGCATCCTCACCCGGCACGGCCTGAACCGCCTGGCCTTCCTGGACCGACCCACCGGCCGGCCCATCCGCCGCTATGAACGCGACCGGCCCGGCGAACTGGTCCACGTCGACGTCAAGAAGCTCGGCCGCATCCCCGACGGCGGCGGCCACAAAGTCCTGGGCCGACAGGCCGGCCGAGCCCGGCGCAGCAGCGTGGGCTTCGACTACGTCCACTCCGCCGTCGACGACCACAGTCGCCTCGCCTACAGCGAGATCCACCCGGACGAGAAGGCCGCCACCTGCGCCGCCTTCCTCCGCCGGGCCGCTGCCTTCTTCGCCACTTGCGGCATCGACCGCATCGAGCGGGTCCTGACCGACAACGCCTGGCCCTACCGCAAGAGCTTCGCCTGGCGCCAGGCCCTGGCCGACCTCGGCGCGACCGGCAAGCTCACCCGCATCTACCGGCCGCAGACCAACGGCAAAGTCGAACGCTTCAATCGCACCCTGCTCGACGAATGGGCCTACCTGCGGCCCTACACCACCAACCAAGAGCGGACCGAAGCCCTCACAGACTTTCTTCACACCTATAACCACCACCGCTGCCACACCGCACTCGGCGGACAGCCACCCATCAGCCGTGTGAACAACGCTTCAGGTCAATACACCTAG
- the dtd gene encoding D-aminoacyl-tRNA deacylase encodes MRAVVQRVDGASVVVDDETVGEIDGEGLCVLVGVTHEDTKEKAAQLARKLWSIRMLHDEKSCSDIDAPLLVISQFTLYGDARKGRRPTWNAAAPGDVAEPLVDEVVAQLRALGATVATGRFGAKMRVGLTNDGPFTVLLEI; translated from the coding sequence ATGCGAGCTGTGGTGCAGAGGGTGGACGGCGCGAGTGTCGTCGTGGACGACGAGACGGTCGGGGAGATCGACGGCGAGGGGCTGTGCGTGCTCGTCGGCGTCACACACGAGGACACCAAGGAGAAGGCGGCCCAACTCGCCCGCAAACTCTGGTCGATCCGCATGCTGCACGACGAGAAGTCGTGCAGCGACATCGACGCCCCGCTCCTCGTCATCAGCCAGTTCACCCTGTACGGCGACGCGCGCAAGGGACGCCGACCCACCTGGAACGCCGCCGCCCCGGGCGATGTCGCCGAGCCGCTCGTCGACGAGGTCGTCGCCCAACTCCGCGCCCTGGGCGCGACGGTGGCTACGGGCCGGTTCGGGGCCAAGATGCGGGTGGGCTTGACGAACGACGGCCCGTTCACCGTGCTCCTGGAGATCTAG
- a CDS encoding RsiG family protein, with amino-acid sequence MSTPSSGQPPGAVVLSHAAQLDGLRPPTQRTAEDPGPRLPVEPPEHDLTALSLPELRTLRRDAQRDEADLSYLRRLLQGRIDILRAEVARRSPAGAASVVDRLPEILTDAPARHRSSARHVTLGTPHSEEYRLLATEMLAEVELSDLEARTDAELNTAMGRLVRYEQQVSRRRQRLQRTADDCSAEIARRYRDGEAQVDDLLT; translated from the coding sequence ATGAGCACACCGAGTTCAGGGCAGCCTCCTGGGGCTGTCGTGTTGAGCCACGCGGCCCAGCTGGACGGCCTGCGGCCGCCCACGCAGCGCACCGCCGAGGATCCGGGCCCGCGGCTGCCCGTGGAACCGCCCGAGCACGACCTGACCGCACTCAGCCTGCCCGAGCTGCGCACCCTGCGCCGGGACGCGCAGCGCGACGAGGCGGATCTGAGCTATCTACGACGGCTGCTGCAGGGGCGGATCGACATCCTGCGGGCGGAGGTGGCACGGCGCTCGCCGGCGGGCGCGGCGTCCGTCGTCGACCGTCTCCCGGAGATCCTGACCGACGCCCCGGCCCGCCACCGCTCCTCGGCCCGCCACGTGACACTGGGCACCCCGCACAGCGAGGAGTACCGGCTGCTGGCGACCGAGATGCTGGCCGAGGTGGAACTGTCGGACCTGGAGGCCCGCACGGACGCCGAACTGAACACCGCGATGGGACGCCTCGTCCGCTACGAGCAGCAGGTGTCCCGGCGCCGTCAACGCCTGCAGCGGACGGCCGACGACTGCAGCGCGGAGATCGCGCGGCGGTACCGGGACGGTGAGGCGCAGGTGGACGACCTGTTGACGTAG
- a CDS encoding GNAT family N-acetyltransferase: MSRPEPPTDIDVRPITEADIPDWTRALNTGFLRSPDVSEAEVADRASYIVPSRTLGAFDTGRCVATFRSFAQEITAVGGAPVPADAISNVTVSPTHRRRGLLTRMMARDLAAAKDRGDVVATLIAAEYPIYGRYGFGPATSTAQWTIDVPRTGLDPRWAGPDDGGRIDIVDGADVRKIGPELYERVRRAQPGAVDRDERWWQVSTGVLRLDRSPWTEPFFAVYRSAGGEVQGLASYKADDHWGDGKQPLNTATVNWLVAATPDAERALWRYLCSIDWITTVKSGWRAPDDLLPHYFPDPRAARVTTLADWLWVRILDVVRALEARTYQGQGSLVLEVVDGAGLTGGRYLLEASAGGSSCTPTTTAPELTLDVADLGSLWLGDESAVRLTALGRVREERAGAALVADALLRTSRRPWCPDVF; this comes from the coding sequence ATGAGCCGTCCCGAACCTCCCACCGACATCGACGTCCGCCCGATCACCGAGGCCGACATCCCCGACTGGACCCGGGCCCTGAACACCGGCTTCCTGCGCAGCCCCGACGTCTCCGAGGCAGAGGTCGCCGACCGCGCGTCGTACATCGTCCCGTCCCGCACCCTCGGCGCCTTCGACACGGGCCGCTGCGTGGCGACCTTCCGCTCCTTCGCCCAGGAGATCACCGCAGTCGGCGGCGCCCCCGTCCCCGCGGACGCCATCTCGAACGTCACCGTCAGCCCCACCCACCGCCGCCGCGGCCTGCTCACCCGCATGATGGCCCGCGACCTGGCCGCCGCGAAGGACCGCGGTGACGTCGTCGCCACCCTGATCGCCGCCGAGTACCCGATCTACGGCCGCTACGGCTTCGGCCCCGCCACGTCCACGGCCCAGTGGACCATCGACGTCCCCCGCACCGGCCTCGACCCGAGGTGGGCCGGCCCGGACGACGGCGGCCGTATCGACATCGTGGACGGCGCGGACGTACGCAAGATCGGCCCGGAGCTGTACGAGCGGGTGCGACGCGCCCAGCCGGGCGCCGTCGACCGGGACGAGCGCTGGTGGCAGGTCAGCACCGGGGTGCTGCGCCTGGACAGGTCCCCGTGGACCGAACCCTTCTTCGCCGTGTACCGCTCGGCGGGCGGCGAGGTCCAGGGACTGGCGTCGTACAAGGCGGACGACCACTGGGGCGACGGCAAGCAGCCGCTCAACACGGCGACCGTGAACTGGCTCGTCGCGGCCACCCCGGACGCGGAGCGCGCCCTGTGGCGCTACCTGTGCTCGATCGACTGGATCACGACGGTCAAGAGTGGCTGGCGGGCCCCCGACGACCTGCTGCCCCACTACTTCCCCGATCCGCGGGCCGCCCGGGTCACGACGCTGGCGGACTGGTTGTGGGTGCGGATCCTGGACGTCGTACGGGCGCTGGAGGCGCGGACCTACCAGGGGCAGGGGTCGCTGGTGCTGGAGGTCGTGGACGGGGCCGGCCTGACCGGCGGACGTTACCTGCTGGAGGCGTCGGCCGGCGGATCCTCCTGTACGCCGACCACGACCGCGCCCGAACTCACCCTCGACGTGGCCGACTTGGGCAGCCTCTGGCTCGGTGACGAGTCCGCCGT